The DNA region CTGATCCCCGACTCCGTCCAGAACTCGGGCCCGCTCAACCTGGCGATGATGTTGGCGGCCGTGTTGTCGTCCGCCACCCCGAACATGACGGGGAACACCAGGTCGGCGGTGATGTCGCTGCGGGGGCTGCCGTCCAGATCTATATTCAGGTAGTACAGGCCATTCTCCGGGTTGTAGAGGTGCCGGTTAATGGCCTCCTTCAGCTCCGCAGCGTGCTGGGCGAACTCCTTGCTCTCCTCGTGCTTCTCGAGCTCTCGCGCCATGTAGGACACGGTCTCCAGCGCCCTGTAGCACTCGGAGTTGACCTCGGTGGTGGCTCCCGAGAGCCTGTACGAGGGGATCACGTTGCGCCAGCCCACTATCCCCCAGTTGCCCGTGCCCTTGGCGTTGCACCAGACCAACCCCTGCTCGTTCCTCTGCGACAGGATGTAGCGGGCCGCCTTGATCGCCGCCGGGTACACCTCCCGCAGGAAGTCCTTGTCCCCGGTGGCGTTGTAGTGGTGCCACAGGGCGAGTATCAGCAGGGGGGTGTTGTCGTTGATGTTGAGGCCGTAGTCCTCGGTGCGCCCGTTGCGTATGTCGTAGTACTCGATGATCTTGCCGCTGGGCTGCTGCAGGCGCATGTACGCCCTCAGGGCCTCGCGGGCGAACTCCGGCGTGAGGTAGTCCGCGCCGAACCCGAACCACGCCGTGTCCCGCCCCACGCTGTTGTTCGACCTTGTGGGGTCGTTGGTGAAGCACCAGCCGGTGGGCGCTTTGGTCTCCACCCGCAGCATGTCCGCTTTGGCCCACAGCACCCCCGAGTTGACCACCGGATCCGGAGTGAGCACCGTGGACCTGCTCATGATCTCGGCGTAGTACCTCCGAGTCCTGTCCAGGGCCTCGTGGGCGTCGGGGCAGGACCTTAGCACCTTCTTGGCCTCGTTCTTGCCCCCGTGTGAGAAGGTTATCAGGAAGTAGAAGCTGGCCTGTTCGTCAGGCTCCAGGGCGTGGGACAGGTGCAGCACGCCAAGCGGATCTACTATGGCCTTGGTATCGTTGGACAGCTGGCCCGGCCAGCTCTTGGACACTGATTTGGCGAAGTCGAGCGTGGCCTCGAAGCTTTTGGGCTCAGTCGAGCAGGCTATCACCCTAACATCCTGGGGCGAGCTCTCGTTCCAGGCCACGAGGGCCCGGAGGTCGCGGTCGTACTCCACCTGGATGTCGTGCTCAGTGTCCCCCCGCAGGTCGACGAAGGCGTACGTGGAGACGCGCAGGGGTTCGTAGCCCGCGTTGCGCAGCCGCACGGTGTAGTAGACGGCCGGGGGGTCGACGGCGTCGTCCTCATGCGGCCCTGTGTTGAGCACGAAGATGTCCTCGTGCACCTCCAGCTGGCTCTCTAGGGTGAAGATGTGCTCCTGGTGCTCCGGGTGTATGAGGAATGTGCCGCTGTGCTGCTGCGCCAGGTGCATGGTGGTGCTCTCGTCGTAGTGGCGCAGCACAAGCGTCCCCAGCAGCGTCAGGCCGGCATCTATGCTGTACACCTTCTCGATAGCGCCGGTCGACTTGATGATGGTGGCGACCTTCGGGCCGCCCAACGTGCTGCCCACCGCCAGCTCGTCGTCCGGCACCTGGTAGAAGGCTATCCTGCCGCTCTGGCCCATCTCCCTGGCTATGGCCATGGCTCGCTCTCCTACAGGCTGCCGGAGTGGCGGATCATCCCGCCGTCTATGAAGTAGGTGCTGCCAGTGATGTAAGAGGCAGCCTCGGATGCCAGGTACAGGGCCAGCTGGGCCACTTCTTCTGGTCTACCGATCCTTCCAAGTGGGATCTCATGCAGGAGCTGCTGCAACAGCTCTGGGTGTTCTTTGAGGTTGGAGTTCATGGGTGTTTCGATCGCTCCGGGGGCGATGTTGTTCACGGTTATCTTGTGGGGCGCGAGCTCCACGGCGAGGGTGCGCGCCAGCATGCGGACCCCGCCCTTGGCGGCACAGTACGGCGAGTTGGTGGGCATGGGCAGGTCCTCGTGCACCGACGAGATGTTGATGATTCGCCCCCCACCCCCCTGCCGCACCATCTGGCGGGCGGCCTCCTGGCACCCCAGCCAGGTGCCCGTCAGGTTCACCGCTATGACCTTCTCCCAGACCTCCAGAGGGGTCTCCAGGAAGGGCATCCTCTGCTCTATCCCGGCGTTGTTGACCATGATATCCAGCTTGCCGAAGCGGTCGACCGCGGCCTCGACCAGCCCGCGCACGTCCGCCTGCTGCGACACATCCCCCTGCACGGCTATCGCCTCGGCGCCGGCGTCGGCTATCTGCCTCACCACCTCCTCGCCGTCCTCGCGATGGCCGTGGTAGTTCACCACCACTCGGGCGCCCGACCTGCCGAACTCCAGGGCTATGGCCCTGCCGATGCCGGAGGAAGCCCCCGTCACGATCGCCACCTTGTCCCGCAAACTCACCTGCATATATGCCTCCTAGCTGGTGTCCATCTCCAGTCTAGTCCTGGGATCTGAAATCGGGGGTAAAATTAGGTTACAAATGGTGAACGTTCCGCGCTCTGCCCCACGAAGCGGTACCCCATGCCCCACTCGGTCTGGATGTACCTTGGTTGCTCGGGGTCGTCGCCTAATTTGTGTCGCAGGCGGCGGATGAACACCTTCAGCAGTTGGTGGTCCCCTACGTAGGTCGGTCCCCAGACGCGCTCCATGATGAGGTCATGCGGCAGTACCTGCCCAGCGTGCCTGACCAGCAGCTCCAGGAGGCGGTACTCGGTGGATGTGAGGTGCAGGGGCTTGCCCCTCAGGTATACCTGCCGGCTGCAGGGATCCAGGAGCAGGTCCGCTCCCGCTAGCTGCTGCGCCTGCCGATAGGACCCACTAGCTCGCCGTAGCAGGGCTCTGAGGCGAGCCAGCAGCTCCAGGTGATCGAATGGCTTCGTGAGGTAGTCGTCGGCGCCGAGGTCCAGCGCCCGCACCTTATCCAGTGTGCCCCCT from Thermobaculum terrenum ATCC BAA-798 includes:
- a CDS encoding MGH1-like glycoside hydrolase domain-containing protein, which translates into the protein MAIAREMGQSGRIAFYQVPDDELAVGSTLGGPKVATIIKSTGAIEKVYSIDAGLTLLGTLVLRHYDESTTMHLAQQHSGTFLIHPEHQEHIFTLESQLEVHEDIFVLNTGPHEDDAVDPPAVYYTVRLRNAGYEPLRVSTYAFVDLRGDTEHDIQVEYDRDLRALVAWNESSPQDVRVIACSTEPKSFEATLDFAKSVSKSWPGQLSNDTKAIVDPLGVLHLSHALEPDEQASFYFLITFSHGGKNEAKKVLRSCPDAHEALDRTRRYYAEIMSRSTVLTPDPVVNSGVLWAKADMLRVETKAPTGWCFTNDPTRSNNSVGRDTAWFGFGADYLTPEFAREALRAYMRLQQPSGKIIEYYDIRNGRTEDYGLNINDNTPLLILALWHHYNATGDKDFLREVYPAAIKAARYILSQRNEQGLVWCNAKGTGNWGIVGWRNVIPSYRLSGATTEVNSECYRALETVSYMARELEKHEESKEFAQHAAELKEAINRHLYNPENGLYYLNIDLDGSPRSDITADLVFPVMFGVADDNTAANIIARLSGPEFWTESGIRTVPRDSVDYTPNGGWGLLGGVWVGVSFWYAFAAARYTPGFMAHALHISFRCYSSDPRHRNTVPGQFSEWLHGETLVNQGMMLSPWFPPRYLWAAIEGVAGLDITGSVRVQPKMPPDWKWLAAQKVPYRGHYLTWVVVRAPDILMYTNFQFQESTPYLVYEQDITPHVRVSSDAVCPVGLRQGDDLLLFAGNTARETVNIGIHVELELSGEYRLRAYNSLFGQWQDMGRVPAQKLQQGMPLQIERKGFVVLDLKQEV
- a CDS encoding SDR family oxidoreductase — its product is MQVSLRDKVAIVTGASSGIGRAIALEFGRSGARVVVNYHGHREDGEEVVRQIADAGAEAIAVQGDVSQQADVRGLVEAAVDRFGKLDIMVNNAGIEQRMPFLETPLEVWEKVIAVNLTGTWLGCQEAARQMVRQGGGGRIINISSVHEDLPMPTNSPYCAAKGGVRMLARTLAVELAPHKITVNNIAPGAIETPMNSNLKEHPELLQQLLHEIPLGRIGRPEEVAQLALYLASEAASYITGSTYFIDGGMIRHSGSL
- a CDS encoding response regulator transcription factor, encoding MLPRVLVAEDDPEMAEVVTFGIRMSWPGCEVSVASSGVEALEAFEQGHPDLVVLDVSMPPPDGFEVCRRIRERSSVPILMLSVRGGTLDKVRALDLGADDYLTKPFDHLELLARLRALLRRASGSYRQAQQLAGADLLLDPCSRQVYLRGKPLHLTSTEYRLLELLVRHAGQVLPHDLIMERVWGPTYVGDHQLLKVFIRRLRHKLGDDPEQPRYIQTEWGMGYRFVGQSAERSPFVT